Genomic segment of Leishmania panamensis strain MHOM/PA/94/PSC-1 chromosome 20 sequence:
TcactgcagcggctctgTGCCGGGGCGCACGAGGAAGCCGGTGGCCATGATGGCAGTGGCGACGACACTGGAGCGGCGCACGCGGGCTCCACAGCTTCACGCTGTTCTGTCCAGCCACGATCAGTTGGTAGCTCGTCAACACAGCGATGGAGCTCCATCTCGTTCTCGACATTGTCTGGTGTGGAGACATGCTGCTGgaccagcacctccacccgaTGTTCCATCCGCTCTACACGCCATTTCAGCAGCGGGACAAAGCCACAAGAAAGCCCGCCAGAGACAGTGGCAATCCACATGGCCACCCACGCCGCATGGTCCACATCCCAGTGCAGGCGACCCTGAGCACCCTTGAAGAGGACAAAGAAGGACTCGAGGAAAAATGTGATGGCGACGATGATGGGAAGTGTCAGGATGGCTCGCTGCACGGAGTTTGCATGCCGAAGTACAAACCAGCGAACAGAGCCGAAGATGACGGCTGCCACTACGCCTGTGAAGAGCGGTGAAATAAACCACGAGGCGATGATCGGGACTACACCCTTCACGAAGGGGAACTCGTCTTGATTGTCGGCCCAGCTCACCGAGTCAACCCCACCGTACACCAGAGCAAAGCCTATGACGCCTCCGCAGATGCTGTGGGTGGAGGACACCGGAAGCGTCAGCCACGTTGCGATGACAAGCCAGCAGAAGGCCGCACCGCAGGCACACAGCATGCCGTACATAAATATGTAAGGGTGATCCTCGAAGTCGGCGGGCTTGGCGATCCCTCCTGATATGGTCGCTGTCACTGCACTGCCCAGGCTCACAGCACCCACGAATTCGCATACCGATGCAAGAAGGACAATTTGAGACAGCGTGAGAACCTTCGCTCCGTAGGTGGTCCCAAAGGCGTTGCTAAGGTCATTCATGCCAACGCCTGCGCCGGTCAAGAACGATACAAAGGCGCCGACGACCACAATCCAGAAAAATGGCCGCGCCATGGTCGACTGCCAAATGCATGAGTGTGCGAAGAACTGGGAAGCAACGGTGGAGCCCGTAAGAAATGTCCGCACTGGGAGAGCCGGCGTGAAAGAGTGTTTCGAggtgccaccaccccccaACTCCTCCACCCACTCAGGCCGCCGGCAAGGTGATTGGCTGTAGTAGAGAAGCCCACAGCTCCAAGTGCAGCCAGTGTGACAGCGGTGGCCTCCTCCGCTGCGTTGTGGGGTCTTTTGGAGGGAGGCAGTAAGAGCAAGTTGAGGCAGCACCGGGGAAAAAGGCGGTGTACGTCTTCTTCACGAACGATGGTGTCACGAGTGCACGCTGAAAGAGCGAACGACGAGAAAGCACACGAAAAGTGCGTTgccaagaagagaagagaaaagaggccGTGCAGTTTCAGTAGGCAAAGCGTGCAAGGTAGCAGTCAAGAGTGCGACTGGGAAAAATAATGTgcctgcacgcacgcacacacacaggcacacaccctATTCCACCGaacagggaagaggaagaagagcacacgTGGAGGTTTAGTCAGAGCCGCGTCTCAGACCTCAAAACACCTTTGCGCAACTCCCAAAGCCAGTCGaatggagagaaaaaaaggcagcAGGCGAGTTGAACGGCTTTTTCAGTGCTCTCCCTAGTCGCCAGTATGgatgagtgtgcgtgtgtgtgtgtgtgtgtgtgtgtgggtgtgggtgtgggtgtgcgtctcatgcggcgctggtggaaCGTGGTTGTACTCCGCTGTGTTCATTGCGCCCAGGCGTCCACTTCGAATTGGCTTGCAAGTGAAAAAGACCGAGTCGCACAACGACGCTTCCGAAGCAGACCGAAAAAAGACAGAAGCGAACAATGCGCCCTTCGTTGTGCACCCGTTACATCTATGAGCAAAAGGAAAAATGTGTCCTCTAACGCCAGTCTACACCATCTCggtcgccgtcgcagccgtcTTCCACTGAGGTGAACGACAGGCGCCGCATTGAAGACGTCCCCACATGCAACGGCGGCGTGTTCAACTCCACCTTGTTGTGCGCGCATGACCACAGCAGAGCGGCCTAATGCAGCGCAATACGGCGACGGTACTCGTTCAAGTCGCTCCCCAGTGCCTTCAGTTGCTCGAGGTACATGAAATGCGCGTACAAATCTCGGTCCTGCGCTTCGGTCACTTGAAGTCTCCTGCGCATGACAGTCTCGGAACGGATTAGCCGACAGACTGCCTTGAACTTATGCGGCGTCATCAGTGTGAGCTTCGAGAACTCACGGTCTATTAATGCCCCCATATCGCGCTGTGCCTGCTGCCATTCACGGAACAGCGCTTTTCGCTCGCTAAGCTCACATGCGATCATATTCCTTACGGCGGCTCCAAAGAAGGCGCACGTCATAACGTGAAAACGATTCCTCGCCACTTCCATCAGCTGGCGGCGTTCGTATCGCTCCAGATCCATCAACTCCTGTGCCGAGCGCATGAGTTCGCTTCGGCGACGCGCCTCTCGAGCAACAGGGCTGATGCAGGACGGGCGTGCAAGCTGTGACACCCTCCTCTTGCTCAGCACAGCTGCGgctccctttctctgtaGGTTGCGTGCAAGGAGCTGTTGCAAGGGATCGGCGTACGAGTTGTCCGACTCGCAGCGTCCGCTGTTgttccagcgctgccgcggcatcGTCAAGTGTGTTTGGAACAGAGCGGTGGTGCCACAGCTGTCAGTGAAAGTGGAGCTGCGAAGGGTGTTGGCGAACCTCAAGGAAAAGGCATTGTCACTTGTTCCACGGCGGAAGACCAGCCAGTTGCTCTCTTTGCTGCAGATCGCGCCAGGAGCAAGACCATCATCATGAAGCGGTTTCTGCGCCGCACGCTTCCACGCGCGCTCGTCGCGAACAAATGCGTGTATGTCACCTGCAGAGAGCATTATTGGCCTGGTTGTCTACGGTTCGAGCTGCGTTGGCAGATACAAACCTGAGAATCTATGTTGCGGTGCCTTTCCGACGGAAGCGCCTGCTACTCAGCACAACCCTTACCTTTCAGAGGGGGAGGTGTTGTCGGTATGAGGGAACAAGCCAAGGACGGGCGAAAGCGCCTAACTGAACGATGGCCACCCCAGTGAGCAGCGCCTTCCCTGTGGTCTCTCAGTTGGCCGAGGCAACGTAAATGCAGGCGTAAGGAGAGCGCTCGCGGAACAGATTGGAAGCGCAAGAAATGCATCAGTGCacagaaggagaaaaaaaatgtgagggggagggggaggagggcgaatAATACAGTGAAGGTAAAACGCGCATCGGGAGACGGTGAGGTCGATTTCCGCTTCCTTGGCTTCTATGACTGGCAAAAGTACAGCACGCCGTCTGGAAAAGAGTGCGCGCATGGCGGCTCCTTTCTCTTGTATACCACAAGCACCCCGCCACCTTGTATCGATGCTCTCACGCTGCAGTGCGCATGTGCCAGTTCTCCCTCACAGAGAGTCGCAGAgcagcgggggagggggtgtcgCCCAGCACGCAAAGAAACAACGGGGGAACACCAAGGGGGTAAAACTACCGCGGACGTGTCCTTCACATCTGCTCCTTTTAGTGGCACCTGAGGCGCTCGCATAGCTCATTGCTTCATTTTTAGCTTTGCATCTTGCCACGCTCACGCCACCATATCCGTGCACGCGCACTCACCATACCAAACgcaaaaaaaacacacatgAACAAacacgcaggcacgcacagccGACGAGGTGTtcagcggaggagaagagtgTCATCACTATGGCGTCCAGCGGCTACAAGCAAAATGAAAACTGAAAGAGATGGAAGCGAAAAACGAAACCAGTTCATCTATGCGATGTACCAAAACAAACGCTCGATGCCTCCGAGCATACCCAACAACTACAACGAGGCACCCGCACATCTCGCACGTACGCTTCTatggtgtgggtgtgggtgtgtgtgtgtgccttcctCACCCTTCCGCCGAGACGCAGGGAGAAGGATGTggtggaaaagaaaaaaaaacaggaaagagagtgagaagggGTCCTTCAAAACACCTGCAGGAGACGCCGAACGTCAGTGCAACTGGAGGATCCACCACCGCACGCTCTTCCAGAGGAAAGACCAGAAGGTAAATCTGGCGcaccgctttctctctctctctgtgtttctgtggggaaggaagagagtgagacTCCGCCCCAACATTTCGGCGAGAGTGCACTCGCTGCTTCACAAGAGCCAGCAATGACAA
This window contains:
- a CDS encoding phosphate-repressible phosphate permease-like protein (TriTrypDB/GeneDB-style sysID: LpmP.20.4250), yielding MARPFFWIVVVGAFVSFLTGAGVGMNDLSNAFGTTYGAKVLTLSQIVLLASVCEFVGAVSLGSAVTATISGGIAKPADFEDHPYIFMYGMLCACGAAFCWLVIATWLTLPVSSTHSICGGVIGFALVYGGVDSVSWADNQDEFPFVKGVVPIIASWFISPLFTGVVAAVIFGSVRWFVLRHANSVQRAILTLPIIVAITFFLESFFVLFKGAQGRLHWDVDHAAWVAMWIATVSGGLSCGFVPLLKWRVERMEHRVEVLVQQHVSTPDNVENEMELHRCVDELPTDRGWTEQREAVEPACAAPVSSPLPSWPPASSCAPAQSRCSDDNYDKTETAPGAVLRKDAGIEDNATLSLRELHTVTASGLEVQLYNTQAEMVYRYLQVFTAICASFAHGASDVSNAVGPLAAINSVYQTRSIQATSLIPVWVLCLGGAGLVIGLSTFGVRLMRLLGEQITVITPSRGFSAELSAALVVSFASCYGIPVSSTHCITGAVIGISMMDVGVLNVRWMMVLKMYGGWVFTMVFTALMSAIFFAQGINAPSR
- a CDS encoding hypothetical protein (TriTrypDB/GeneDB-style sysID: LpmP.20.4260), which produces MPRQRWNNSGRCESDNSYADPLQQLLARNLQRKGAAAVLSKRRVSQLARPSCISPVAREARRRSELMRSAQELMDLERYERRQLMEVARNRFHVMTCAFFGAAVRNMIACELSERKALFREWQQAQRDMGALIDREFSKLTLMTPHKFKAVCRLIRSETVMRRRLQVTEAQDRDLYAHFMYLEQLKALGSDLNEYRRRIALH